The Salmonella enterica subsp. houtenae serovar Houten genome has a segment encoding these proteins:
- the bcfA gene encoding type-1 fimbrial major subunit has product MVANQKDDFAINLEGYDTQSSQNAAVIFNGQQDANQPGSLANTGGAGSATNAATDRETDA; this is encoded by the coding sequence ATGGTGGCGAATCAAAAAGATGACTTCGCCATTAATCTGGAAGGCTACGATACTCAGTCCAGCCAGAATGCGGCGGTTATTTTTAATGGCCAGCAGGACGCAAACCAGCCGGGGTCGCTGGCGAATACGGGCGGAGCAGGTTCGGCGACGAATGCCGCCACAGACCGTGAAACTGACGCGTAG
- the SBOV47091 gene encoding putative cytoplasmic protein: MMNNAFAQDNNENLLHSFLFSQQAKPHAAIDALFSALLPFGQPFTLGIGDEIYLQENDENYIVLLESGIVSFCHNNNRFHISSAFSPSVLGMVDSYGATYNVPVRPEHFLLAETACTGRFVCLADFIKIADECDLWHDVARCLAYRLMVMSARDCELVGVDSYLKVRTLLIEIWAYPQTYRENIIVLNFIQRRTGISRSRTMKILSELKKGGYIHIDNGRLTALGKLPVAY, from the coding sequence ATGATGAACAACGCTTTTGCTCAAGATAATAATGAGAATTTATTACACTCTTTTCTTTTTTCTCAGCAGGCTAAACCTCACGCGGCGATTGATGCCTTATTTTCGGCATTGTTGCCATTTGGTCAGCCGTTTACGTTAGGTATTGGCGATGAGATTTACTTACAGGAAAATGATGAAAACTACATTGTACTACTGGAGTCAGGGATCGTTTCTTTCTGCCATAATAATAACCGATTTCATATATCTTCAGCGTTTTCGCCATCGGTCCTGGGGATGGTTGATAGCTATGGTGCGACCTATAACGTCCCGGTGCGACCGGAACACTTTTTGCTCGCAGAAACGGCCTGTACTGGTAGATTTGTTTGCCTGGCTGATTTCATAAAAATAGCCGATGAATGTGATTTGTGGCATGACGTGGCCCGCTGTCTGGCTTACCGACTGATGGTGATGAGCGCGCGCGATTGTGAATTAGTCGGCGTCGATTCTTATCTGAAAGTCCGGACGCTGCTAATTGAAATCTGGGCGTATCCGCAGACCTACCGGGAAAACATTATTGTGTTGAATTTTATTCAACGGCGTACCGGGATATCACGCAGTCGGACCATGAAAATTCTGTCTGAACTGAAAAAGGGCGGGTATATCCATATCGATAATGGTCGGTTAACAGCGCTCGGAAAACTACCCGTGGCATATTAA